In Gammaproteobacteria bacterium, the DNA window GAATGGTCATCGTCCGCGACATGTGGCTCACCGGCTTCGACGCACCAGTGCTCCACACCCTGTACATCGACAAGCCCATGCGCGGCCACGGACTGATGCAGGCCATCGCCCGCGTGAACCGCGTCTTCCGCGACAAGCCAGGCGGGCTGGTGGTGGACTACATCGGCCTGGCGCAGGAACTCAAGAGCGCGCTGGCCACCTACACCGAGAGCGGCGGCACCGGCCGCACGGCACTGGACCAGGACGAGGCCGTGGCCCTGATGCAGGAGAAATACGAAGTCTGCTGTGGACTCTTCGATTCGTACACGACGCCTGACGGCGTCGTAGGGGGCTTCGACTGGTCGGCATGGGTCGGCGGCACGCCGCAGGAGCGCCTGAGCCTGCTGCCGGCGGCGCAGGAGCACATCCTGGCCCAGGAAAACGGCAAGGACCGTCTCATCAAGGCCGTGCGCGAGCTTTCCCAGGCCTTCGCCCTGGCCGTGCCTCACGAGGAAGCGCTGAGAATCCGCGACGACGTCGCTTTTTTCCAGGCTGTGCAGAGCGTGCTGGCCAAGCGGGCGCCGGGGGATGCTCGGCCGGAAGAGGAGCTGGACCACGCCGTGCGCCAAATCATCGCCAGGGCCGTGGCCCCCGAGGGGGTGATCGATGTCTTTGCCGCCGCCGGGCTGGAGAAGCCGGACATCTCCATCCTGTC includes these proteins:
- a CDS encoding DUF3387 domain-containing protein; the protein is MVIVRDMWLTGFDAPVLHTLYIDKPMRGHGLMQAIARVNRVFRDKPGGLVVDYIGLAQELKSALATYTESGGTGRTALDQDEAVALMQEKYEVCCGLFDSYTTPDGVVGGFDWSAWVGGTPQERLSLLPAAQEHILAQENGKDRLIKAVRELSQAFALAVPHEEALRIRDDVAFFQAVQSVLAKRAPGDARPEEELDHAVRQIIARAVAPEGVIDVFAAAGLEKPDISILSDEFLAEMRGMPQRNLAVELLQKLLKGEIKTRRRRNLVQARSFAEMLEQSLRRYQNRAIEAAQVIEELIQLAKEMREADRRGEELGLSEDELAFYDALETNDSAVAVLGDETLRGIARELVEAVRANVTIDWTCREDVRAKMRVIVKRILRKHGYPPDKQEKATQTVLEQAEQLSELWAA